Genomic segment of Nitrospirae bacterium CG2_30_53_67:
AGACTGAGGAGCCCGTGAAGGAAGAGGCCCCGGGCGGTGAGGTTGCAGGGAGCCTTGAAGAGGCCGCCAAGTAGGATACGAGGATGGCCGGCCGGATCAAAATGCAGGATCATAAATATTGTTTCATAGAGCAGAAAAGTCTTGACAGGCAGTCTCGATTTCTGCTAAATTTCTAAAGTTTCGCTTTAAACGACAACATATCGGGCGGAGATTGAAATACTTGTAAAACTGAAGGGTTACACCTCGAAACGGAAGAGGGAGGATGGAGGGAAAAGGTGCCGACCATTAATCAGCTGGTCAGAAAAGGAAGGAAAAAGAGTCCGGTGAAGACCACCGCTCCGGCTTTGCAGGGGAGTCCTCAAAGACGGGGGGTCTGTACGAGGGTTTATACCTCCACGCCGAAGAAGCCGAATTCGGCCCTCCGGAAAGTGGCCAGAGTCCGGCTGACGAATGGATACGAGGTAACTTCTTATATACCCGGAGTCGGGCATAATCTGCAGGAGCATTCCATCGTGCTCATCCGCGGCGGAAGAGTCAAGGATCTTCCCGGTGTCCGGTACCACATCATCCGGGGGACTCTGGATTCCGTGGGGGTTGCGGACCGCAAGCAGAGCCGGTCGAAATACGGGGCGAAACGGCCCAAGAAATAGGATGATCGGGAGGAATGGATTATGGCTCGCCGAAGGGTGGCTGCAAAACGAGAGGTTTTACCGGATCCCAAGTTTCACAACAAGCTGGTGAGCAAATTCGTCAACAGCCTGATGAAACAAGGGGGCAAAGGTCTGGCCGAGAAGATCTTTTACGGCGCGATGGATATTATTCAGGGGAAAACCGGGGAGGAAGCGGTGAAGACGTTTCTCAAGGCGCTGGATAACGTCAAACCCGTTGTTGAAGTCCGCTCCAGAAGGGTTGGAGGGTCCACCTACCAGATCCCGATTGAAGTGCGGCCGAGCCGCAGATTCGCGTTGAGTCAGCGCTGGATCATCACGTATGCACGGTCCCGCGGAGAGAAGACCATGAAAGAGAGGCTTGCCGGAGAGCTTATGGACGCCGCCAAAAACACAGGGAATGCGATCAAGAAAAAAGAAGATACTCATAAAATGGCGGAAGCGAACAAGGCTTTTGCTCATTATAGGTGGTAGATATGGCGGGAGCCGCTCTGTTGACAGTTCAAGAGAAGGATCGGAGGAAAGCGGTTGTGGGCAGAGATGACGCTTTATCGAGATATAGAAACATCGGGATTATGGCCCATATCGATGCGGGAAAGACCACAACCACGGAACGGATCCTGTTCTATACGGGGATCTCCCATAAAATGGGAGAGGTTCATGACGGCGCTGCGGTCATGGACTGGATGATCCAGGAGCAGGAGCGGGGCATCACCATCACCTCCGCCGCCACGACCTGCTTCTGGAAGGACCATCGGATCAATATCATTGATACCCCGGGCCATGTGGATTTTACCATTGAGGTGGAGCGCTCACTGCGTGTCCTCGATGGCGCCATCGCGGTGTTTTGTGCGGTCGGAGGCGTGGAACCCCAGTCTGAGACCGTCTGGAGACAGGCGGACAAGTACAGGGTTCCCCGAATCGCCTTTGTGAATAAGATGGACCGTGTCGGCGCCGACTATATCAGATGTATTGACATGATCCGCTCACGGCTCGGATCCCGGCCCTTGGTGGTTCAGCTCCCGGTCGGCAAGGAAGAAGGCTTTGCAGGGGTCATCGACCTGGTCGGCATGCAGGCCATGCTTTGGGAGGGTGAAACCTCTCTCGGCCAGATCTATCATGTGACCGATATCCCTGAAGGTTTGAAGGAGGAGGCCGGTTCGTACCGTGAAAAGATGATCGAGACCCTGTCGGAATACGATGAAGGCATCCTGGAAGATTATTTGAAGGGGGCGGCTATTTCCGCCGATACCGTCCGCAAGGCCGTCCGCAGGGCCACGCTTGAACTCAAGATCGTCCCGGTGCTCTGCGGTTCGGCGTTCCGTAATAAAGGCGTGCAGCCCCTTCTGGATGCCGTGATTGATTATCTTCCCTCTCCCATGGATGTCCCACCCGTAGAGGGCTTCCAGCCCGGCACGGAAAAAAAGATCATTCGCAAGCCCGATGACCATGAACCCTTTTCAGCCCTGGCCTTCAAGATCATGACCGATCCTTATGTAGGCCAGTTGACCTTCTTCCGTGTCTATTCAGGTCATCTGGAGGCCGGTGATCACGTTTATAACAGCCGCAGTCAGCGGCGTGAACGCGTGGGCCGGATTCTTCGGATGCATGCCAATAAACGGGAGGACATCAAAGAGGTTTCCGCCGGTGATATCGCAGCCGCAGTGGGTCTGAACAGCTGCATGACCGGCGATACGCTCTGCGATCAGAAGAAACAGATCGTCCTCGAATCCCTGGAGTTTCCGGATCCGGT
This window contains:
- a CDS encoding 30S ribosomal protein S7 — encoded protein: MARRRVAAKREVLPDPKFHNKLVSKFVNSLMKQGGKGLAEKIFYGAMDIIQGKTGEEAVKTFLKALDNVKPVVEVRSRRVGGSTYQIPIEVRPSRRFALSQRWIITYARSRGEKTMKERLAGELMDAAKNTGNAIKKKEDTHKMAEANKAFAHYRW
- a CDS encoding translation elongation factor G, giving the protein MGRDDALSRYRNIGIMAHIDAGKTTTTERILFYTGISHKMGEVHDGAAVMDWMIQEQERGITITSAATTCFWKDHRINIIDTPGHVDFTIEVERSLRVLDGAIAVFCAVGGVEPQSETVWRQADKYRVPRIAFVNKMDRVGADYIRCIDMIRSRLGSRPLVVQLPVGKEEGFAGVIDLVGMQAMLWEGETSLGQIYHVTDIPEGLKEEAGSYREKMIETLSEYDEGILEDYLKGAAISADTVRKAVRRATLELKIVPVLCGSAFRNKGVQPLLDAVIDYLPSPMDVPPVEGFQPGTEKKIIRKPDDHEPFSALAFKIMTDPYVGQLTFFRVYSGHLEAGDHVYNSRSQRRERVGRILRMHANKREDIKEVSAGDIAAAVGLNSCMTGDTLCDQKKQIVLESLEFPDPVISVAIEPRTKADQDKLGISLSKLTQEDPSFRVHTDRETGQTIISGMGELHLEIIVDRLMREFKVDANVGKPQVAYREALHKSVESVGRFIRQTGGRGQYGHVVIKMIPLAPGSGVLFEDKTKGGVVPREFISAVEKGVREALAGGVLAGYPMVDLQVNLIDGSSHDVDSSEIAFKIAGSIAVKEGAVKAAPYLLEPVMSVEVVVPENYMGQVIGDLNARRGHVIGMESRGNIQEIKAHVPLSEMFGYSTDLRSETQGRATHTMQFSHYQEVPRQISDEIIAKIQGRF
- a CDS encoding 30S ribosomal protein S12 → MPTINQLVRKGRKKSPVKTTAPALQGSPQRRGVCTRVYTSTPKKPNSALRKVARVRLTNGYEVTSYIPGVGHNLQEHSIVLIRGGRVKDLPGVRYHIIRGTLDSVGVADRKQSRSKYGAKRPKK